The DNA window GCTCGACGAGGACGGCCTCGAGCGCGTCCGCTACGAGGACACCGAGCACGTGCAGATCACGCGCGACTTCCTCGAGCAGCCGGCGCGCTTCCTGAAGCACCTCCTGGACGACGGAAGTGGGCGGTGAACCGGCATCTCCCTACCACCCGTCCGGCTCGACGTGGCGCAGCATCCAGCCGCGGGTGGCCTCCTCCTCCCGGAAGCGCCCCGGGAGCGTGACCGCGACGGCGAGGTGCGGCGCGAGCGCGGCGCTCACCTCCGCTTGCGCGAGCGGCAGGTCCAGCTGGTTGACGTCCCCCGCGTGGGGGCGCGGGCCGGCGCGCAGCAGCAGCGCGTTCGGCAGCGGCATCGCGACGACCTCACTTCGCCAGGCCCGCTTGGCCAGCGCATCGACGTCCAGGCCCGCGCGCTCGCCCGTGGCGCCGACGAGGGTCAGCCAGCTCGTCCCGGGCAGGCCCCGGTCGGCGAAGAGGCTGAAGCGCTCCGGGGCGAGCAGCTCCAGGCCGAGGTAGCGCTTGGCCTCCCGCCACGCCGCGTGGCCGGCGTTGCGTTTGTGACGCGGGTCGAGCGCGAACGCGTAGCCCCCCGCGCCGCAGGCGATCGGGAAGCGGTGCGCCGCCTCGATGGCCAGCGCGAGGAGCGCGTCGGGGTCGTGGTCGAGCGGGAAGCGCAGCTCCGCGTGGCCCACGCGCGGCGTTCGGTCGCGAGCGACCTCGCGGTACGTGAACGACGCCGCGGGGAGGTCGTCGCCGTCCCGCACCTCGAGCTTCAGCAGGTGGCGCGCGCCGCCCGTCCACGCCGCACCCAGCGCGCCGAAGCCGATCGCCTCGACCAGGTCGGTCAGCTCGCCGACCGGTCTCCAGCGCTGCTCGAGCGACGTGCGAAACCAGCGAAGGCGCTCGCTCGGGGCGTGATCCAGGTAGGCCGACAGGAGCTGACCCGCCCACTCGGAGGCCCACCGCGGGTCGGGCTCGAGATAGAGCGTCAGCGCGAGACAGGGCCTCAGCAGGGTGACGTCCGGGCGCGCGCGGAGCGCCACGCGACGGGGCAGGAGCGCGGAAGACGACACGCTCCCCTCACCACATCGGCGCGAACGGGGCCGTGATCCGCTCGAGCGCGTCCACGCCCTGCGCGACGAAGGCCGCGCCGTCGGCGGTGTGACCCACGTCCGCGGTGCTCGAGAAGAGCAGGTGCGACTCGTTCGGCACGAGGTGCAAGCCCGGGAGGTTGGGCTTGATCGAGTCCAGCGAGGTTCCGCGCAGCTTGCAGAGTCCGTCCGGACCGAGGGTCGCGACCCAGACCTCGTCGCGCCAGCGCGCGATCCCGCTGACCGGCGCCGACCCGCGCGTGACGAGCGAGAAGCCGTACGGGCTCCCCTGGAGCACGCTGCCGCGGCCGCCGCCGACCCAGACCTCGTCCGTCGCGTCGACGTGCACGGCGACGAGCGGCTCCGTGCCCGCCTCGGGCGCGCGAGCCCAGCGGCTGCCGTCCCATCGCGCGAGCAAGCCGGCCTCCCCCACCGCGACGAGGTGGTCCTCGCGGCTCCCGCTCATCGCGACGATGCGCTCGGGCCCGGGCGCTGGCATGTCCGCCCAGCGATCGCCGTCGAAGCGCAGGAGGAACGACCGGCCGCCGCGCAAGCCCCACGCGTAGACGTGCGCGTCGTCGAGGCCCCAGACCCCGACCATCATGCCCGGGACGTCGTGCACGCTCCACGGCCCCACCACGTCGTCCGCCTGGTGGATCTTGCCGGGCGCGTGGGTCACGAAGGTGCGGCCCGAGGGCGCTCGCCAGAGCCCGGTGAACCAACCGCCGACGTAGAGCCGGCTGGTCCCCTGGTCGCCGGTGAACTGGATGACCCACGAGTCACCCGCCTCGGGCCGGAAGCCGACGCCCGCCTGCCCGCGGTAGCCGAGGGCCACCGCGTCGTCGAGGTTCCGCCCAGACACGGCCCCCCAGGTGTGCTCGAGGGGGATCGAGGCGCCTCCAGGTGTGGTGGTGGTCATGGGATCTCCGTCGTCTCCGTCATCGCGCGCTCCTGTTCAAGCCGGTGCTCGAGGCCTGCGTACCCGGCACGTTGGCTCCCGGAATCTGCGGCTGCGTGGGCGCCTCCTGGGGCTGCCCGGCCGCGACGCGCTCGCCCTGCGCCACCCGGCACGCGGCCTCCGCGCGTGGGTCGCCATCGCCGCGGGCGGTGCGGACGTCCGCGATCGCCCCCTGCTGCTCCTCCCGGATCCCCTGCAGCTCCTCGTCGCTCACGGCGCCCTTCGCGTGGAGCTGCGTCGCCCGGGCGAGCTTGGCGCGGGCCGAGCGCTCGCGCTCCTGGAGCGTCTCCAGGCCTCCGGACGCCGCGGCCTCCGCGTCGCCGGCCGCCGCCTTGTTGGCGTTGACGTCCAGCGCGCTCTGCTGCTGCATCCCGTTGAAGCCCATCTCGACGAAGTTCTCGAGACACTCCCCCGCGTCCCCGCCGGTGACCTGCTGGTCCTCGGGCGCGGTGGGGGGCTTGGCTTCGCCGGGACGCGCCGGGGACGCTTCGCCCGCGGCCGGCGCCTGCTCGGTCTCGGGGCCGTCGGCCGCCTCGCCGCGCGCCTGCTCACGTCGCTGCTGCTCCAGCGCCTCCTCGCGCTCGGCGACGAGCTGACGGGCGCGCGCCTTGGCGTCGTCCTTCGCCTTCTGCATCGCCTCCGCGTCGCTCGACGCGCCGCCGTACGGTCCCCCGGCCGTGTGCTCCCCGTTGGGCCCGAGCGCGCCCTCGTACTCGCGCACCGTGTGCAAGTTGTGCTGCGTGCCCGCGTCGTGCGTCTGCCCCTGGTGGGGCATCGAGGGGCAGAGCGTCTCGCTGTAGCCATCGACGCGGTTGGTGCAGTCGTTCCCGCGACTGCCCTGCATCGTCGCGTTCATGTACATGTGGCCGGACGTGTAGGCGGCCGGGTTCACCGTCCGCTTCCCGTCCGACTCGAAGTAGTAGGGCTGACCGAGCTCCTGCTCGCGCGGCGTGCAGGGCTCGCCCGCGGCGACCTTCGCCCGACACTGCTGGATGTAGCTGAGCGTGCTCGAGTACGTCCCGAACTCGTCCGGATGCCAGCCCAGGTCCAGGATCGCGTTCTGGCAATCCACGGAGAAGAAGGCGGATCCC is part of the Sandaracinaceae bacterium genome and encodes:
- a CDS encoding DUF3396 domain-containing protein gives rise to the protein MSSSALLPRRVALRARPDVTLLRPCLALTLYLEPDPRWASEWAGQLLSAYLDHAPSERLRWFRTSLEQRWRPVGELTDLVEAIGFGALGAAWTGGARHLLKLEVRDGDDLPAASFTYREVARDRTPRVGHAELRFPLDHDPDALLALAIEAAHRFPIACGAGGYAFALDPRHKRNAGHAAWREAKRYLGLELLAPERFSLFADRGLPGTSWLTLVGATGERAGLDVDALAKRAWRSEVVAMPLPNALLLRAGPRPHAGDVNQLDLPLAQAEVSAALAPHLAVAVTLPGRFREEEATRGWMLRHVEPDGW